The Brasilonema sennae CENA114 genome includes a region encoding these proteins:
- a CDS encoding DUF2973 domain-containing protein yields MLHLLYIFAFTILAFIAVANLIRNLIMFSFDTERIYPARSGASANQGRYPYDPSTKQFRPHPELLDATGNLIKEPLLVMRSINVDDARQKLDELYEASPGHRNDNQQEEG; encoded by the coding sequence ATGTTACATCTGCTTTACATTTTTGCTTTTACCATTCTAGCTTTTATAGCTGTCGCTAACTTAATTCGTAACCTGATTATGTTCAGTTTTGATACAGAGCGGATTTATCCAGCAAGATCTGGAGCTTCAGCAAACCAAGGCAGATATCCTTACGATCCATCAACTAAGCAGTTTAGACCCCATCCAGAGTTATTAGATGCGACTGGCAATTTAATTAAAGAACCACTTTTAGTCATGCGATCAATCAACGTTGACGATGCGCGACAAAAATTGGATGAGCTTTATGAAGCTTCTCCAGGACACAGAAATGATAATCAACAAGAAGAAGGCTAA
- the tnpA gene encoding IS200/IS605 family transposase: protein MPDTFIARARGVSDLKAHLVLTTKYRKPIFTGQMIDRLKEILNELLPKWDCEVIDFNGEEDHVHLLFRYTPQTELPKFINNLKTVTSRYLRKEFSDRVNRFYHKDVLWNGSYFIASCGGVTVETLKKYVESQNKPD from the coding sequence ATGCCGGACACGTTTATAGCTCGTGCCAGAGGAGTTTCAGACCTCAAAGCTCATTTAGTGTTAACGACAAAATACCGAAAACCTATTTTTACAGGTCAAATGATTGATAGGTTAAAAGAAATTTTGAACGAATTGTTGCCAAAATGGGATTGCGAAGTGATTGATTTTAACGGAGAGGAAGACCACGTACATCTCCTGTTCCGTTATACTCCTCAGACTGAACTACCCAAATTCATCAATAACCTTAAAACAGTAACCAGCCGTTATCTGCGTAAAGAATTCTCTGACAGAGTTAATCGGTTCTACCACAAAGACGTACTCTGGAACGGGTCGTACTTTATTGCTTCTTGTGGTGGTGTAACCGTTGAAACATTAAAAAAATACGTGGAATCTCAAAACAAACCGGACTAG
- a CDS encoding helix-turn-helix domain-containing protein, with the protein MLLNYQYRAFLDTNQKLQFNSWLRISQYWYNKQLGDRFDWWQNNRCDVN; encoded by the coding sequence GTGCTGCTTAATTATCAATACCGCGCTTTCCTTGACACTAATCAAAAACTGCAATTTAATAGTTGGTTACGTATCAGTCAGTATTGGTATAATAAACAGCTTGGGGATAGATTTGATTGGTGGCAAAACAATCGTTGTGACGTTAATTAG
- a CDS encoding amylo-alpha-1,6-glucosidase, translating to MTPDTLMTPEKLSLDGKTFVPAEQIPIPEWPRTISERPQPTLTVKDDDLFLVTDTLGNISGCSLNDGNPSMGLFCCDTRFLSRLELQIDEHSPVLLSSTADKGFSLSVLCTNPKIGDRLRNDTVGIRRELVLNGALFEELEVSNYSTSSVSFELSISFDADFVDLFEVRGYHRGKRGRLLRLVEPTPEEGTLNSDGVSFVSGQDAEKEQSLSLAYQGLDGLVMESRIQFQHRQPDYFKGYTAVWRLELASHETQKLGYRVNLLRNNKPSSIVSAAFTLTQAKAGEIMEEQQWVQQITQIRSDKGTFNRIIERAEQDMYLLRQSFGKHKTVSAGVPWFSSLFGRDSLIAAAQSLMLNPQIAKETLQILAFYQGKTDDDWREEEPGKMLHELRFGELARCQEIPHTPYYGTVDATPLWLMLYADHYAWTHDLETLEQLWPNALLAMDWIDRNMRETGYLSYYRKCKQGLDNQGWKDSGDSIVNRKGELATGAIALCEVQAYVYAVKLRLAEIARLKKRIDLSDRWTEEARNLKLRFNRDFWMEDQDFCALALDGEGKHVDSITSNPGQCLSLGIFTPEKAYSVAERLRAPDMFNGWGIRTLNSLSPAYNPMGYHIGSVWPHDNALIAMGLRSLGLIDQALELFQGLFDMTEQQPYQRPPELLCGYERNGDNAPVQYPVACTPQAWATGSIFQLLQMLVNLVPDAPNNCLRIIDPTLPETINSLSLHNLKVGSTILDLEFERSGTTTACRVAKKRGNLRVVIEA from the coding sequence ATGACACCGGATACATTGATGACACCGGAAAAACTTTCTCTAGACGGAAAAACTTTTGTTCCTGCTGAGCAAATCCCGATCCCAGAGTGGCCTCGCACTATAAGCGAAAGACCACAACCGACGCTAACGGTTAAAGATGATGATTTATTTTTGGTAACAGACACTTTAGGCAATATCTCTGGCTGTTCACTTAACGATGGCAATCCCAGTATGGGATTGTTCTGCTGTGACACACGCTTTCTCAGCCGCCTTGAGTTGCAAATCGACGAACATTCGCCAGTGCTACTCAGCAGCACTGCTGATAAAGGATTTTCTCTATCGGTTTTATGTACCAATCCCAAAATTGGAGACCGTTTGAGAAACGACACAGTAGGCATTCGTCGCGAACTGGTACTGAATGGCGCATTATTTGAAGAATTAGAAGTATCAAATTATAGCACAAGTTCCGTTAGCTTTGAACTTAGCATTAGCTTTGATGCGGATTTTGTAGATTTATTTGAAGTTCGGGGCTATCACCGTGGTAAACGGGGTAGACTTTTACGCCTTGTGGAACCCACACCTGAAGAAGGAACATTAAATAGTGATGGTGTTTCTTTTGTGTCTGGGCAAGATGCAGAAAAAGAGCAATCTTTGAGTCTTGCCTATCAAGGTCTGGATGGGTTGGTGATGGAATCTCGCATTCAATTCCAGCATCGACAACCAGATTATTTTAAGGGTTACACAGCCGTTTGGCGGTTGGAGTTAGCTTCTCATGAAACCCAAAAGTTGGGCTACCGGGTGAATTTGTTGAGAAACAATAAACCTAGTTCCATTGTTAGCGCCGCTTTTACCCTGACACAGGCGAAAGCCGGTGAAATCATGGAAGAGCAACAGTGGGTGCAACAAATTACACAAATTCGTTCAGATAAAGGAACATTCAATCGAATTATTGAAAGGGCTGAGCAAGATATGTACTTATTGCGTCAGTCCTTTGGCAAGCATAAGACAGTTTCGGCAGGAGTACCGTGGTTTTCTTCGCTGTTTGGGCGGGATTCGCTCATTGCAGCGGCTCAAAGCCTCATGCTAAACCCTCAAATTGCCAAAGAAACTCTACAAATTCTCGCGTTTTATCAAGGCAAAACAGATGATGACTGGCGCGAGGAAGAACCAGGTAAGATGTTGCACGAGTTACGGTTTGGTGAGTTGGCTCGTTGTCAGGAAATTCCTCACACTCCTTACTACGGTACAGTCGATGCGACTCCCTTATGGCTGATGCTGTATGCAGATCATTATGCTTGGACTCATGATCTAGAAACCTTAGAGCAACTTTGGCCCAATGCTCTGTTGGCAATGGATTGGATTGACCGTAACATGAGAGAAACTGGCTACCTCAGCTACTACCGCAAATGCAAACAGGGTCTTGACAATCAGGGGTGGAAAGACTCTGGCGATTCTATTGTCAATCGTAAGGGAGAGTTAGCCACTGGAGCGATCGCCCTTTGTGAAGTCCAAGCTTATGTCTATGCTGTCAAATTACGCTTAGCAGAAATTGCCAGACTCAAAAAGCGGATTGACTTATCAGATCGCTGGACAGAAGAAGCAAGAAACCTCAAGCTTCGTTTCAATAGAGACTTTTGGATGGAAGACCAGGATTTTTGTGCCTTGGCTTTGGATGGAGAAGGTAAGCACGTAGATAGTATTACATCCAATCCCGGTCAGTGCTTGAGTTTGGGCATTTTCACACCAGAAAAAGCTTACAGTGTTGCTGAACGTCTGCGGGCACCAGATATGTTTAATGGGTGGGGTATTCGCACCCTAAATAGCTTGTCACCAGCTTACAATCCAATGGGTTATCACATTGGTTCTGTTTGGCCTCACGACAACGCACTCATTGCAATGGGGTTACGTTCCCTCGGTTTAATCGATCAAGCCTTGGAACTTTTTCAAGGTTTATTCGACATGACTGAACAGCAGCCTTATCAACGTCCTCCAGAGTTGTTGTGTGGCTACGAGCGCAATGGTGATAACGCGCCTGTACAGTATCCTGTTGCTTGTACACCTCAAGCATGGGCTACTGGCAGTATCTTCCAGTTACTGCAAATGCTGGTAAACTTGGTACCCGACGCTCCTAACAACTGCTTACGAATTATCGACCCCACTTTGCCAGAGACGATAAATAGTTTGTCACTGCATAATCTCAAAGTTGGTTCTACCATACTTGATTTGGAGTTTGAGCGTTCTGGTACCACAACTGCTTGTCGTGTTGCAAAAAAACGCGGTAACCTGAGAGTGGTTATTGAAGCGTAA
- a CDS encoding RNA-guided endonuclease InsQ/TnpB family protein, which produces MPIIKQDLVTVQHSGELLDFTSVPSQTLQDVSKRVDLAFKRFLQGDSNGKRSGKPRFKNSSRYRTLRIEGQAITVERIEKDWLFLSISKLKGWLKVRLHRPFPNGFILKNMLLTKKSDGWYATICLEDPNVPTFNPDEVIPTWENTLGMDAVLHENDYLATSEGTKLPSLKSFRKSEKRLANVQRRKEKKRKGSKSRRRLAKRQGREHQRIARARKDHAFKTAHALVRTGKKVFVHEDLNLKALSRRNKAKLDETGTYLPNGQSAKSGLNKSWNDAAFGQFFTILGYIAEKAGSRTIAVNPAYTSQLLAYRDEIVFTDCDMRSYWDTEHSINVDRDINAGINIKRVGLGLFPTLKRRKGNPVVGDSTTNITLKEVLETLRMCQKPTP; this is translated from the coding sequence TTGCCAATAATCAAGCAAGATTTGGTAACTGTTCAGCACTCTGGTGAATTGCTTGATTTCACGTCTGTACCATCTCAGACATTGCAGGACGTATCAAAGCGTGTAGACTTGGCATTTAAACGTTTTCTTCAAGGGGACAGTAACGGAAAACGTAGTGGTAAGCCGCGCTTTAAGAATTCATCTCGTTATCGCACTTTGAGGATTGAGGGGCAAGCTATAACCGTTGAAAGAATAGAGAAAGACTGGTTATTCTTATCCATCTCAAAACTTAAAGGTTGGTTAAAGGTACGTTTGCATCGACCTTTCCCTAATGGGTTTATTCTGAAAAATATGTTGCTAACCAAGAAATCTGATGGATGGTATGCAACTATTTGTTTAGAAGATCCAAATGTTCCAACCTTTAACCCAGATGAAGTTATCCCCACCTGGGAGAACACTTTGGGAATGGATGCAGTACTACACGAAAACGATTACTTGGCAACTTCAGAGGGTACCAAGCTACCTTCTTTGAAGTCGTTCAGGAAGTCTGAAAAACGTCTAGCGAATGTTCAACGCCGTAAAGAAAAGAAACGTAAAGGCAGTAAATCACGCCGTAGACTTGCAAAACGTCAAGGACGTGAACATCAGCGTATTGCTAGAGCGAGGAAAGACCATGCGTTCAAGACTGCTCATGCGTTGGTACGGACAGGCAAAAAAGTTTTTGTTCACGAGGATTTGAACCTAAAAGCGTTGTCAAGGCGCAATAAAGCGAAACTTGATGAAACCGGGACTTATCTCCCCAACGGTCAATCGGCAAAGTCTGGGTTAAACAAATCCTGGAATGACGCTGCATTTGGACAATTTTTTACCATCCTAGGATACATAGCCGAGAAAGCTGGGTCTAGGACAATCGCAGTTAATCCTGCGTACACATCTCAATTGCTGGCATATCGGGACGAGATAGTTTTTACTGACTGCGATATGCGCTCTTACTGGGATACTGAACATTCAATTAATGTTGACCGCGATATAAACGCGGGAATCAATATTAAGCGCGTGGGGCTGGGACTGTTCCCCACGTTAAAACGCCGTAAAGGGAATCCAGTAGTAGGTGACTCTACTACCAACATTACCTTGAAGGAAGTTCTGGAAACATTAAGAATGTGCCAGAAGCCCACACCATAA
- a CDS encoding photosystem I reaction center subunit II PsaD: protein MAEKLSGQTPVFGGSTGGLLKKAELEEKYAITWTSPKEQAFELPTGGTAIMRQGENVLSLARKEYGIYLGGQVLRKLKITDYKVYRIYPNGETQYIHPADGTFPEKVKEGREKVRYVDRNIGANPSPAQVKFSGTATYDA from the coding sequence ATGGCAGAAAAACTTTCTGGACAAACTCCGGTATTTGGTGGCAGCACTGGCGGCTTGCTTAAGAAAGCAGAACTGGAAGAAAAGTACGCCATCACTTGGACTAGCCCCAAAGAGCAAGCATTTGAACTGCCAACAGGCGGTACCGCCATTATGCGCCAAGGTGAAAACGTGCTGTCTTTGGCTCGTAAGGAGTACGGCATCTATTTGGGTGGTCAGGTATTGCGGAAATTGAAAATTACAGACTACAAAGTTTACCGGATTTATCCTAACGGAGAAACTCAGTATATACACCCGGCTGATGGTACTTTCCCAGAAAAAGTGAAGGAAGGTCGTGAAAAAGTACGTTATGTAGACCGCAATATCGGTGCAAATCCCAGTCCTGCTCAAGTTAAGTTTAGCGGGACAGCTACTTACGACGCTTAG
- a CDS encoding type II toxin-antitoxin system RelE/ParE family toxin, translating into MAYRVVWSPKALEDVDAIAAYIFRDSASFSATVVRKILDSSDKLSSSPYSGSVVPEFNEDTIRELFAYTYRIIYQIQEDTVTIGAVIHGKRLLAQRLDIDR; encoded by the coding sequence ATGGCTTATCGAGTAGTTTGGTCTCCCAAAGCCCTCGAAGATGTAGACGCGATCGCGGCATACATATTTCGTGACTCCGCGTCCTTTTCTGCCACAGTAGTCCGGAAGATACTTGACTCATCTGATAAGTTGAGCTCCAGTCCTTATTCAGGTTCTGTCGTTCCAGAATTTAATGAGGATACCATCAGGGAACTGTTTGCTTACACTTATCGAATCATTTATCAAATTCAAGAGGACACCGTAACTATTGGGGCAGTCATTCATGGTAAAAGGCTCTTGGCTCAACGTCTAGATATAGATAGATAA
- the thrS gene encoding threonine--tRNA ligase, producing the protein MVQQQISPKSSSQQEQVEKIYLPRTSESEILKKIRHTASHVMAMAVQKLFPKAQVTIGPWIENGFYYDFDNPEPFTDKDLKAIYKEMVKIINQKLPVVREEVSREEAERRIQEINEAYKLEILSDIKEEPITIYHLGDKWWDLCAGPHVENTSELNPKAIDLESVAGAYWRGDETKAQLQRIYATAWETPEQLAEYKRRKEEALRRDHRKLGKELGLFIFSDLVGPGLPLWTPKGTLLRSLLEDFLKQEQLKRGYLPVVTPHIARVDLFKVSGHWQKYKEDMFPIMAENEEAAEHEQGFVLKPMNCPFHIQIYKSELRSYRELPMRLAEFGTVYRYEQSGELGGLTRVRGFTVDDSHLFVTPEQLDSEFLNVVDLILSVFGKLQLKNFKARLSFRDPASDKYIGSDEAWEKAQGAIRRAVEQLGMEHFEGIGEAAFYGPKLDFIFRDALEREWQLGTVQVDYNLPERFDLEYVAEDGSRKRPVMIHRAPFGSLERLIGILIEEYAGDFPLWLAPIQARLLPVGDAQLDYAKDVVAQMRDLGIRAEVDVSGDRLGKLIRNAEKEKIPVMGVVGAKEVETNSLSIRTRTSGELGTVPVSEVLDKMKQAIANYDNL; encoded by the coding sequence ATGGTACAGCAGCAAATATCGCCAAAATCATCTAGTCAGCAAGAACAAGTGGAAAAAATATATTTACCACGGACTTCAGAATCAGAGATCTTAAAGAAAATTCGCCATACCGCTTCTCATGTGATGGCGATGGCAGTACAGAAGCTGTTTCCCAAGGCGCAAGTCACAATTGGTCCTTGGATTGAAAATGGTTTTTACTATGACTTTGATAATCCGGAACCGTTTACCGATAAGGATTTAAAAGCCATTTACAAAGAAATGGTGAAAATTATCAATCAGAAATTGCCAGTCGTAAGAGAAGAAGTTAGTCGCGAAGAAGCTGAACGCCGTATTCAAGAAATTAACGAAGCTTATAAGCTAGAAATCTTATCAGATATCAAAGAGGAACCAATCACAATTTACCACTTAGGAGATAAATGGTGGGATTTGTGCGCTGGACCTCATGTGGAAAATACGAGCGAACTCAACCCGAAAGCGATTGATTTAGAAAGCGTTGCTGGCGCTTATTGGCGTGGCGATGAAACCAAAGCGCAGTTGCAACGCATCTACGCTACTGCTTGGGAAACGCCAGAACAATTAGCTGAGTATAAGCGACGTAAAGAAGAAGCACTGCGACGGGACCACCGAAAACTAGGTAAGGAATTAGGATTATTTATATTTTCTGACTTAGTGGGACCAGGGTTGCCCTTGTGGACACCCAAAGGAACTTTATTGAGGAGTCTTTTAGAAGACTTTCTCAAACAAGAACAACTCAAACGGGGATATTTACCAGTTGTCACTCCCCACATTGCCAGAGTGGATTTATTTAAAGTTTCCGGACATTGGCAGAAATATAAAGAAGACATGTTCCCGATAATGGCAGAGAATGAGGAAGCCGCAGAACATGAACAAGGCTTCGTCCTCAAACCCATGAACTGTCCTTTCCACATCCAGATATATAAAAGTGAGCTGCGTTCTTATCGGGAATTACCAATGCGGCTAGCGGAATTTGGTACCGTTTACCGCTACGAACAATCTGGGGAACTAGGTGGATTAACGCGAGTGCGTGGTTTTACGGTTGATGATTCTCACTTGTTTGTCACCCCAGAGCAACTAGACAGCGAATTCCTCAACGTGGTAGATCTGATTTTGTCTGTGTTCGGTAAACTGCAACTAAAAAACTTTAAAGCTAGACTGAGTTTTCGTGATCCAGCTAGTGATAAGTACATAGGTTCTGATGAAGCCTGGGAAAAAGCCCAAGGTGCAATTCGCCGTGCTGTGGAACAGCTAGGAATGGAGCACTTTGAAGGCATTGGGGAAGCCGCATTTTACGGTCCCAAACTCGACTTTATCTTCCGTGATGCCCTTGAGCGTGAATGGCAACTAGGAACCGTGCAGGTCGATTACAATCTGCCAGAAAGGTTTGATTTGGAGTACGTCGCTGAAGATGGTTCTCGCAAACGCCCAGTGATGATTCACCGTGCGCCTTTCGGTTCCTTGGAACGACTCATCGGTATTTTAATTGAAGAATACGCAGGAGATTTTCCTTTATGGTTGGCACCAATACAAGCAAGATTGCTGCCAGTGGGTGACGCTCAACTGGATTACGCAAAAGACGTGGTGGCGCAAATGAGAGATCTTGGTATCCGTGCTGAAGTTGATGTCAGTGGCGATCGCCTAGGTAAACTCATTCGCAATGCCGAGAAAGAAAAAATTCCCGTAATGGGTGTGGTGGGAGCAAAGGAGGTGGAAACCAACTCCCTAAGTATTCGCACGCGAACCTCTGGAGAGTTAGGAACTGTGCCTGTATCAGAAGTCTTAGACAAAATGAAACAAGCCATTGCTAACTACGACAACCTTTAA
- a CDS encoding ferritin-like domain-containing protein: MNFSTYVMHLVGSGAMAYYYALQIRDLKTRPNVLAGFQLAESGSVPYLTKLGDRAAAEGDTWLAEKLAKHASDENRHGQIFAHALKQLNKKVIDFKSLPQNTEEKKTQQRRSPFFAAYYEGYSQEQLKPETIDWDVFMASTYILELDASKDFTRMANVLPEHDPIARNLKLGMLSIANDETGHAAYLYEAMTRRMSASKVPQLVDQWRTRKVNALVAFAGNMLQGNENRSSLVQDGAPSESESELMVA, encoded by the coding sequence ATGAACTTCTCGACTTATGTCATGCACTTAGTTGGTTCTGGTGCGATGGCTTATTATTATGCTTTGCAAATCCGTGATCTCAAAACCCGCCCGAATGTGCTTGCAGGCTTTCAGTTAGCTGAGTCTGGTTCAGTTCCATATCTGACAAAGCTGGGCGATCGCGCAGCAGCAGAAGGCGACACATGGCTTGCCGAAAAGCTGGCAAAACACGCATCCGATGAAAATAGGCACGGTCAAATTTTTGCCCATGCCTTAAAACAACTTAACAAAAAAGTTATAGATTTCAAAAGTTTGCCTCAGAATACAGAGGAAAAGAAAACTCAACAACGGCGCAGCCCCTTCTTTGCTGCATACTATGAAGGTTACTCTCAAGAGCAGCTTAAACCTGAGACAATTGATTGGGATGTGTTCATGGCTAGCACCTACATCTTAGAATTGGATGCAAGCAAAGACTTTACCCGCATGGCGAACGTGTTACCTGAACATGATCCAATTGCTCGTAACCTCAAACTAGGGATGTTGAGCATTGCTAATGATGAAACAGGTCATGCGGCATATCTTTATGAAGCCATGACACGGCGGATGTCTGCAAGCAAAGTGCCGCAACTCGTGGATCAGTGGCGTACTCGTAAGGTCAACGCCTTGGTAGCATTTGCAGGTAATATGTTGCAAGGCAATGAAAATAGATCTTCTTTGGTGCAAGATGGTGCGCCATCGGAGAGTGAATCTGAGTTGATGGTTGCGTAA
- a CDS encoding DUF2605 domain-containing protein: protein MRDSNLPEPELLKTVLQPLLEDFQYWFARSRSFLETEELSFMSQHEQSDLLTQVKKAQEEVNTAKMLFTATGGQVGIDMATLMPWHQLVTKCWNVAMRFRSQQNSWQHKDDI from the coding sequence ATGCGAGACTCGAATTTACCAGAACCTGAACTGCTGAAAACAGTTTTGCAACCACTGTTAGAAGATTTTCAGTACTGGTTTGCGCGATCGCGCAGTTTTCTGGAAACGGAAGAGCTATCATTCATGAGTCAACATGAACAATCTGACTTACTAACGCAAGTCAAGAAAGCACAAGAGGAAGTGAACACAGCGAAAATGCTGTTTACAGCAACCGGTGGACAAGTTGGTATTGATATGGCAACATTGATGCCTTGGCATCAATTAGTCACAAAGTGTTGGAATGTGGCAATGCGATTCCGTTCGCAACAGAACAGTTGGCAACACAAAGACGATATATAG
- a CDS encoding DICT sensory domain-containing protein — MSISTSVLSELLQALPHLRPQIYFKASLTALSHAMEDQVLAATLEQPLVIASFQRERFYRQEAHRYQRLAQRSNQIYVLSAPETDFTNSSEYYEKIAFEPDDGLTQEWHLIVIAQNYATCLVCRESVGSVAKNQQLREISPSLDMDTARRFEGIWTAERGVSLKAAELLLDRILVYRPELEDKIQQARLRFGISENTSQTKVESPNEYACDIDTDPFVQRLVTYLQASQYKLHKAYRSIAAQARKERLVNTISTAIRRSLDPHEILQIATQELGQNLEASRCLIYRAQETEAKAVIEHEFLRPGVSSLSGKTWSLENNPLFRELVLQSEGIYLTDTYTDVRITSSKELVELVKKYDIRSWLMEPVFYQGRLLGIVELHYCNEILHDWQSGDLDLVEAIAIQVGAALIQAEAYANLEDLNKQLEALDRTRSNLIAITGHELRTPLSTIQVCLESLASEPDMPSDLQQVMLSTALSDSERMRKLIQDFLTLSNLESGRVEWHPESLTLQECVDLSLSRIRSRFASQNVPKITTQLAKNLPLVKADGDWLVEVLAKLVDNACKFTPTDGQITIKGERNRKKMVEVTVADTGRGIESHLLEIVFDRFYQEEGALRRTAGGTGLGLAICRQIVNGWGGEIWAKSNGKNQGSQFHFTIPMISGSIERKSSKVKSKKSFLTAKDS, encoded by the coding sequence ATGAGCATTTCGACTTCTGTGCTGAGTGAACTGCTACAGGCTCTACCCCACCTGAGACCTCAAATATATTTCAAAGCTTCACTAACGGCGCTTTCCCACGCGATGGAAGACCAGGTGTTGGCTGCTACTTTGGAGCAGCCTCTTGTCATTGCGAGCTTCCAAAGAGAGCGATTTTACCGTCAAGAAGCTCATCGATATCAGCGGCTTGCTCAGCGTAGTAATCAAATATACGTATTATCCGCACCCGAAACGGACTTTACCAACAGTTCGGAATATTATGAAAAAATAGCTTTTGAACCAGATGATGGCTTAACTCAAGAATGGCACTTGATAGTCATTGCCCAAAACTATGCAACTTGCTTGGTTTGCCGGGAGAGCGTAGGTTCTGTTGCCAAAAATCAGCAACTACGGGAGATCAGTCCAAGTTTAGATATGGACACGGCGCGTAGGTTTGAAGGAATTTGGACAGCAGAACGGGGAGTAAGTCTCAAAGCAGCTGAATTATTATTGGACAGGATTTTGGTTTACAGACCAGAACTGGAAGACAAAATTCAGCAAGCACGCTTGAGATTTGGGATAAGCGAGAATACAAGCCAAACAAAAGTAGAATCGCCAAACGAATATGCCTGCGACATAGACACTGACCCCTTTGTGCAGCGTTTGGTGACTTACCTCCAAGCCAGTCAGTACAAATTGCATAAAGCATACCGTTCCATCGCGGCTCAAGCACGGAAGGAGCGTTTGGTCAATACGATTAGCACCGCGATTAGGCGATCGCTCGACCCTCATGAAATTCTCCAAATCGCAACCCAAGAACTCGGACAGAACTTAGAGGCTAGTCGTTGTCTAATTTACCGCGCTCAAGAGACAGAAGCCAAAGCCGTCATCGAACATGAATTTTTGCGTCCCGGTGTGTCATCTTTGTCAGGAAAAACTTGGTCGTTGGAAAACAATCCTTTATTCAGGGAACTTGTCCTCCAAAGCGAAGGAATTTATTTGACTGATACTTATACGGATGTTCGCATCACCAGTTCTAAAGAACTTGTGGAACTCGTCAAAAAGTATGATATTCGTTCTTGGCTGATGGAACCAGTATTCTACCAGGGGCGGTTGTTGGGTATCGTCGAACTGCACTACTGCAACGAAATTTTACACGATTGGCAATCAGGGGATTTAGACTTGGTAGAAGCTATTGCCATCCAAGTGGGAGCCGCTCTTATTCAAGCAGAAGCTTACGCTAACTTAGAAGATCTTAACAAACAGTTAGAAGCCCTTGACCGCACTCGCAGCAACTTGATAGCTATTACTGGACACGAACTTCGCACCCCCTTGTCTACCATTCAGGTATGCTTAGAAAGTCTTGCCAGCGAACCGGATATGCCCTCAGACTTACAGCAGGTCATGCTAAGCACTGCTCTTTCTGACTCAGAACGAATGCGCAAACTCATACAAGATTTCCTGACGCTTTCCAATCTAGAAAGCGGTCGTGTGGAATGGCATCCGGAATCGCTTACTTTACAAGAGTGTGTGGATTTGTCATTAAGTCGCATTCGCAGCCGATTTGCTTCGCAAAATGTGCCCAAAATAACAACTCAACTTGCCAAAAACCTCCCTTTGGTCAAAGCTGATGGAGATTGGTTGGTGGAGGTGCTGGCAAAACTCGTAGACAATGCTTGTAAATTTACACCAACAGACGGACAGATCACTATTAAAGGTGAACGCAACCGAAAAAAAATGGTGGAGGTGACTGTGGCTGACACTGGACGCGGTATAGAATCACATCTTCTAGAAATCGTTTTTGACCGCTTTTATCAAGAAGAAGGAGCGCTGCGGCGTACCGCTGGTGGCACAGGTCTTGGATTAGCAATTTGCCGCCAAATTGTCAATGGGTGGGGTGGAGAAATTTGGGCCAAATCAAATGGCAAAAACCAGGGCAGTCAGTTTCACTTCACCATACCCATGATTTCGGGTAGCATAGAGCGAAAGTCCTCAAAAGTCAAGAGTAAAAAGTCCTTTCTTACAGCTAAAGACTCATAA